The Burkholderia cepacia genome includes a region encoding these proteins:
- a CDS encoding Lrp/AsnC family transcriptional regulator, which translates to MPKRLSPPAVASLDATDRAILSALADDARIATSELARQIGLSAPATADRVRRLEAQGVIAAFTVELDPRALGYTLQAIVRVKPLPGQLHLVEEMLRRIPEFVECDKVTGDDCFICRLYLRTIAHLDDILSKVTERAETSTAIVKSTPVPRRLPPLVEDDGAHR; encoded by the coding sequence ATGCCGAAACGCCTTTCCCCACCCGCCGTCGCGTCGCTCGACGCGACCGACCGCGCGATTCTCTCGGCGCTGGCCGACGACGCGCGTATCGCCACCAGCGAACTCGCCCGGCAGATCGGGCTGTCGGCGCCCGCAACGGCCGATCGCGTGCGGCGGCTCGAGGCACAAGGCGTGATCGCCGCGTTCACCGTCGAGCTCGACCCGCGCGCGCTCGGCTATACGCTGCAGGCGATCGTCCGCGTGAAGCCGCTGCCCGGCCAGTTGCATCTCGTCGAAGAGATGCTGCGCCGGATTCCCGAATTCGTGGAGTGCGACAAGGTCACCGGCGACGACTGCTTCATCTGCCGGCTCTACCTGCGCACGATCGCGCACCTCGACGACATCCTGTCGAAAGTGACGGAGCGCGCGGAGACGAGCACCGCGATCGTGAAATCGACGCCGGTGCCGCGCCGGCTGCCGCCGCTCGTCGAGGACGACGGCGCGCACCGCTGA
- a CDS encoding LysR substrate-binding domain-containing protein, with the protein MRRIHLPPLQTLRAFETAVRLQSFTRAADALALTQGAVSQHIRALEAQLGYPLFTRERNGATPTHAAHALALQVRQGLSVLERAFEPALAARSRPRTCDVTLNVSVLPSVAERWLAPRLPRFSAAHPHIAIALHPDVALAPLRKRDRIDVALRYGPGTWPGVVAEKLMNETIFPVASPAYRNLDGIAPRAPADLVRATLLRHPAQPWEPWLQAARLDLTESARAPRFTDANALIDATLKGRGVALARRSLIEPELAAGALVRVSSVRVTDVYAHYVVWRPGHPHETAIRTWLDWLRSEVRRRTPRR; encoded by the coding sequence ATGCGACGCATCCACCTTCCTCCGCTGCAGACGCTGCGCGCGTTCGAGACTGCCGTGCGGCTGCAGAGCTTCACGCGCGCGGCCGACGCGCTCGCGCTCACGCAAGGCGCGGTCAGCCAGCACATCCGCGCGCTCGAGGCGCAGCTCGGTTACCCGCTCTTCACGCGCGAGCGCAACGGCGCGACACCGACGCACGCCGCGCATGCGCTCGCGCTGCAGGTGCGCCAGGGCCTCAGCGTGCTCGAGCGCGCGTTCGAGCCTGCCCTCGCCGCGCGCAGCCGCCCGCGCACCTGCGACGTCACGCTGAACGTCAGCGTGCTGCCGAGCGTCGCCGAACGCTGGCTCGCGCCGCGCCTGCCGCGCTTCTCGGCCGCGCATCCGCACATCGCGATCGCGCTGCACCCGGACGTGGCGCTCGCGCCGCTGCGCAAGCGCGACCGCATCGACGTCGCGCTGCGCTACGGGCCCGGCACGTGGCCGGGCGTCGTCGCCGAGAAGCTGATGAACGAGACGATCTTCCCGGTCGCGAGCCCCGCGTACCGCAATCTCGACGGCATCGCGCCGCGCGCGCCGGCCGATCTCGTGCGTGCGACGCTGCTGCGCCATCCCGCGCAACCATGGGAACCGTGGCTCCAGGCCGCGCGGCTCGACCTCACCGAATCCGCGCGTGCGCCGCGTTTCACCGATGCGAACGCGCTGATCGACGCGACCCTGAAAGGGCGCGGCGTCGCCCTCGCGCGCCGATCGCTGATCGAGCCCGAGCTGGCGGCGGGCGCGCTCGTGCGCGTCTCGTCGGTGCGCGTGACCGACGTGTATGCGCACTACGTCGTGTGGCGCCCCGGCCATCCGCACGAGACGGCGATCCGCACCTGGCTCGACTGGCTGCGCAGCGAGGTGCGGCGGCGCACACCGCGACGCTGA
- a CDS encoding DUF1289 domain-containing protein yields MSDVPQSAVASPCTDVCRIDPRTDWCAGCLRTRDEIKGWRTSDDDARRVLLARLDARRRLIARSGA; encoded by the coding sequence ATGAGCGACGTGCCGCAAAGCGCCGTCGCATCGCCGTGCACCGACGTATGCCGGATCGATCCGCGCACCGACTGGTGCGCGGGATGCCTGCGTACGCGCGACGAGATCAAGGGATGGCGCACGTCGGATGACGACGCGCGGCGCGTGCTGCTCGCGCGGCTCGACGCGCGGCGGCGCCTGATTGCGAGGAGCGGCGCATAA
- a CDS encoding LysR substrate-binding domain-containing protein — protein MIGMFESDVARSAATQPNFDVAALRSLVAGVDLGSFAKAADRVARSSSAVSAQIRKLEEQAGTPLFVKSGRGLALTEAGDAMLRYARRMIELNDEAAAAVRGVNLDGWVRVGLQEDFGEAILPDVLGRFARAHPKVRIEARVARNADLLDRLDANQLDLALVWGDPASAAFVARTGIDSEEIARVPMRWIGAAGSGAAGDGDAGEPSVRMRDEPLPLVVFDRPCRFFGAATDALDRAGVPWRVAFTTPSLAGLWAAAAAGLGLTVRSHYGLPASVRLIDAAPLGLPELPSVPLMLLRRTSSATPTVDRLAWIVTQAVSGETETPVAAFAT, from the coding sequence ATGATTGGCATGTTTGAAAGCGATGTGGCGCGATCCGCCGCGACCCAACCCAACTTCGACGTGGCGGCGCTGCGCAGCCTCGTCGCGGGCGTGGATCTCGGCAGTTTCGCGAAGGCGGCCGACCGCGTCGCGCGCTCGTCGTCGGCGGTGAGCGCGCAGATCCGCAAGCTCGAGGAGCAGGCCGGCACGCCGTTGTTCGTGAAATCCGGGCGCGGGCTTGCGCTGACCGAGGCCGGCGACGCGATGCTGCGCTATGCGCGGCGGATGATCGAGCTGAACGACGAGGCGGCCGCGGCCGTGCGCGGGGTGAATCTCGACGGCTGGGTGCGCGTCGGGCTGCAGGAGGATTTCGGCGAGGCGATCTTGCCCGACGTGCTCGGGCGGTTTGCGCGCGCGCATCCGAAGGTGCGGATCGAGGCGCGCGTGGCGCGCAATGCCGACCTGCTCGACCGGCTCGACGCGAACCAGCTCGATCTCGCGCTCGTGTGGGGCGATCCCGCGTCGGCGGCGTTCGTCGCGCGCACGGGGATCGACAGCGAGGAGATCGCACGCGTGCCGATGCGGTGGATCGGCGCGGCCGGCTCAGGCGCGGCGGGAGACGGTGACGCGGGCGAGCCGTCTGTTCGCATGCGGGACGAACCGCTGCCGCTCGTCGTGTTCGATCGGCCGTGCCGGTTCTTCGGCGCCGCGACCGATGCGCTCGACCGCGCGGGCGTGCCGTGGCGCGTTGCATTCACGACGCCGAGTCTCGCCGGGTTATGGGCCGCGGCGGCGGCCGGCCTCGGGCTGACGGTGCGTTCGCATTACGGACTGCCCGCGTCGGTGCGGCTGATCGACGCTGCACCGCTCGGCCTGCCCGAATTGCCGAGCGTGCCGCTGATGTTGCTGCGGCGCACGTCGTCGGCGACGCCGACCGTCGACCGGCTCGCGTGGATCGTGACGCAGGCGGTGAGCGGGGAGACTGAAACGCCGGTTGCCGCGTTCGCGACCTGA
- a CDS encoding glutathione S-transferase family protein produces the protein MNAYRLYYSPGACSLAAHIALEETGAPFDTEVISVRERDNYSGRYLAINAKARVPVLEIPGEPRVLTETPAILTYLARRYPDAQLLPLGDPLREARCHEWLAWLVGWVHGVGYGALWRPGRFIGDPALHGAVSTHGRGVIEAANETIEASLADGREWAEPGAHSVVDPFLFVLYRWGVAIGLDMARHAAWSAHAQRVAARPAAQRALAAEGLRSA, from the coding sequence ATGAATGCATATCGTCTCTACTATTCGCCGGGCGCCTGCTCGCTCGCCGCTCACATCGCGCTGGAGGAAACCGGCGCACCGTTCGATACCGAAGTCATCTCCGTGCGCGAGCGCGACAACTACAGCGGCCGCTATCTCGCGATCAACGCGAAGGCACGCGTGCCCGTGCTCGAGATTCCGGGCGAGCCGCGCGTGCTGACCGAAACGCCCGCGATCCTCACGTATCTCGCGCGCCGTTATCCGGACGCGCAACTGCTGCCGCTCGGCGATCCGCTGCGCGAGGCGCGATGCCACGAATGGCTCGCCTGGCTGGTCGGCTGGGTGCATGGCGTCGGCTACGGTGCGCTGTGGCGGCCGGGCCGCTTCATCGGCGATCCCGCGCTGCACGGGGCGGTCAGCACGCACGGGCGCGGCGTGATCGAAGCCGCGAACGAGACGATCGAAGCGAGTCTGGCCGACGGGCGCGAGTGGGCCGAGCCGGGCGCGCATTCGGTCGTCGATCCGTTCCTGTTCGTGCTGTATCGCTGGGGTGTCGCGATCGGGCTCGACATGGCGCGGCACGCGGCGTGGAGCGCCCATGCGCAGCGCGTCGCCGCGCGGCCCGCGGCGCAGCGCGCGCTGGCGGCCGAGGGGCTCCGGTCAGCGTGA
- a CDS encoding 2-hydroxyacid dehydrogenase — protein sequence MKILFHSPHQEAGAWRDEIAHALPEAELRAWQPGDTAAADYALVWRAPREFFTPRDGLRAIFNLGAGVDALLALDRAHPGTLPPHVPLVRLEDSGMAQQMVEYVTHAVLRYLRRFDEYDMQQRERRWRPLEPHARAGFTVAVLGLGVLGTQVARALAALGLPVRGYSRSVKQLDGIATFAGDGAFDACIDGAKVLVNLLPSTPDTDGILCARTFARLAPGAYVINVARGAHLVEADLLDALASGRIAAATLDVFHQEPLPEDHPFWRAPRITITPHSSAETLREEAVAQIAGKIRALERGERIGGIVDYARGY from the coding sequence ATGAAGATCCTGTTCCATTCCCCGCACCAGGAAGCAGGCGCGTGGCGCGACGAGATCGCGCATGCGCTGCCGGAAGCCGAACTGCGCGCGTGGCAGCCGGGCGACACGGCCGCCGCCGATTACGCGCTCGTCTGGCGCGCGCCGCGCGAATTCTTCACCCCGCGCGACGGCCTGCGTGCGATCTTCAACCTCGGCGCCGGCGTCGACGCGCTGCTCGCGCTGGACCGCGCGCATCCGGGCACGCTGCCGCCGCACGTGCCGCTCGTGCGGCTGGAAGATTCGGGCATGGCGCAGCAGATGGTCGAATACGTGACGCACGCGGTGCTGCGCTACCTGCGCCGCTTCGACGAATACGACATGCAGCAGCGCGAGCGCCGCTGGCGGCCGCTCGAGCCGCATGCGCGCGCCGGCTTCACCGTCGCCGTGCTCGGCCTCGGCGTGCTCGGCACGCAGGTCGCGCGCGCGCTCGCCGCGCTCGGCCTGCCCGTGCGCGGCTACAGCCGCAGCGTGAAGCAGCTCGACGGCATCGCGACCTTCGCCGGCGACGGTGCGTTCGATGCGTGCATCGACGGCGCGAAGGTGCTCGTCAACCTGCTGCCGAGCACACCCGACACCGACGGCATCCTCTGCGCGCGCACGTTCGCGCGTCTCGCCCCCGGCGCCTACGTGATCAACGTCGCGCGCGGCGCGCATCTCGTCGAGGCCGATCTGCTCGACGCGCTCGCGAGCGGCCGGATCGCCGCCGCGACGCTCGACGTGTTCCACCAGGAGCCGCTGCCCGAGGATCACCCGTTCTGGCGCGCGCCGCGCATCACGATCACGCCGCACAGCTCGGCCGAGACGCTGCGCGAAGAGGCCGTTGCCCAGATCGCCGGAAAGATCCGCGCGCTCGAGCGCGGCGAGCGCATCGGCGGCATCGTCGACTACGCGCGCGGCTACTGA
- a CDS encoding MFS transporter, with protein MNTCATLASSSPARHARGPAHRWRVLAAGVAANMSFSAAAAGIPTTAVWMRSAYHLDNGALGLVLGALGFGVALSELPWGIAADRFGDRRVLLTGLVATAAMLALMVCTIVPNAHAVPPLMRVAAALFVVGLLGGSVNGSSGRAVMRWFGERERGLAMSIRQTAVPLGGGVGAALLPSLASHLGFAAVFGALMLLCAGSAVLTWRWLHEPPERDAPVAAHAGGQPAPHARSPLASARVWRIVLGIGLLCAPQFAVLTFATVFLHDFGRLGLAGISAAMVVLQLGAMVMRVWSGRHTDRHGNRRAYLRGSVLVAVASFALLAAVTSAFPHVPLAAIVAILVFAGVCVSAWHGVAYTELATLAGANHAGTALGMANTVVYLGLFATPLAIPPLLAVSSWSVVWLATAACALATWPLFPRPAAQVRSR; from the coding sequence ATGAACACTTGCGCTACCCTCGCCTCCTCGTCGCCGGCACGCCACGCGCGTGGCCCGGCCCATCGCTGGCGCGTGCTGGCCGCCGGCGTGGCCGCGAACATGAGCTTTTCGGCCGCGGCGGCCGGCATCCCGACCACCGCCGTGTGGATGCGCTCGGCCTACCACCTCGACAACGGCGCACTCGGCCTCGTGCTCGGCGCGCTCGGCTTCGGCGTCGCGCTGTCCGAACTGCCGTGGGGGATCGCCGCCGACCGTTTCGGCGATCGCCGCGTGCTGCTGACCGGGCTCGTCGCGACGGCCGCGATGCTCGCGCTGATGGTGTGCACGATCGTCCCGAACGCGCACGCGGTGCCGCCGCTGATGCGCGTCGCCGCCGCGCTGTTCGTCGTCGGCCTGCTCGGCGGCAGCGTGAACGGATCGAGCGGACGCGCGGTGATGCGCTGGTTCGGCGAGCGCGAACGCGGGCTCGCGATGAGCATCCGCCAGACGGCCGTGCCGCTCGGGGGCGGCGTCGGCGCGGCGCTGCTGCCGTCGCTCGCGTCGCACCTGGGCTTCGCGGCGGTATTCGGTGCGCTGATGCTGCTGTGCGCCGGGTCGGCCGTGCTGACCTGGCGCTGGCTGCATGAACCGCCGGAGCGCGATGCGCCCGTTGCTGCACACGCCGGCGGGCAGCCCGCGCCGCACGCCCGCAGCCCGCTCGCAAGCGCCCGCGTGTGGCGCATCGTGCTCGGCATCGGCCTGCTGTGCGCGCCGCAGTTCGCGGTGCTCACGTTCGCGACGGTGTTCCTGCACGACTTCGGCCGGCTCGGCCTCGCCGGCATCAGCGCGGCGATGGTCGTGTTGCAGCTCGGCGCGATGGTGATGCGCGTCTGGAGCGGCCGCCATACCGACCGGCACGGCAACCGGCGCGCGTACCTGCGCGGCTCGGTGCTCGTCGCGGTGGCGTCGTTCGCGCTGCTCGCGGCCGTGACCAGCGCGTTCCCGCATGTGCCGCTCGCCGCGATCGTCGCGATTCTGGTGTTCGCGGGCGTGTGCGTATCGGCATGGCATGGCGTCGCGTACACGGAGCTCGCGACGCTCGCGGGTGCGAATCACGCGGGCACCGCGCTCGGCATGGCGAACACGGTCGTCTACCTCGGCCTGTTCGCGACGCCGCTCGCGATCCCGCCGCTGCTCGCCGTCAGTTCGTGGAGCGTGGTCTGGCTCGCGACGGCTGCGTGCGCGCTGGCGACGTGGCCGCTGTTTCCGCGGCCCGCCGCCCAGGTCCGCTCACGCTGA
- a CDS encoding hydroxymethylglutaryl-CoA lyase — protein MTFPTAVKIVEVGPRDGLQNEKTFVPTDVKIALVDRLSRAGFRNVEAASFVSPKWVPQMADGADVMAGIERRAGTVYSVLTPNLKGFENALAARADEVVIFGAASEAFSQRNINCSIAESIARFEPVAKAAKDAGVRLRGSVSCTLGCPYQGDVPVASVVDVVERFAALGCDEIDIADTIGVGTPKRTREVLSAVTRVFPRERLSGHFHDTYGQALANIYAALFEGIEIFHASVAGLGGCPYAKGATGNVATEDVLYLMQGLGIDTGVDLAQVVAAGDFISNAIGRANVSRAGRALLAKAQSAADAANCV, from the coding sequence ATGACGTTCCCCACCGCCGTCAAGATCGTCGAAGTCGGCCCGCGCGACGGGCTGCAGAACGAGAAGACCTTCGTGCCGACCGACGTGAAGATCGCGCTCGTCGACCGGCTGTCGCGCGCCGGCTTCCGCAACGTCGAGGCCGCGTCGTTCGTGTCGCCGAAATGGGTGCCGCAGATGGCCGACGGCGCCGACGTGATGGCCGGCATCGAGCGCCGCGCGGGCACCGTGTACTCGGTGCTCACGCCGAACCTGAAGGGCTTCGAGAACGCGCTCGCCGCGCGCGCCGACGAAGTCGTGATCTTCGGCGCGGCCAGCGAGGCGTTCTCGCAGCGGAACATCAACTGCAGCATCGCCGAGAGCATCGCGCGCTTCGAGCCCGTCGCGAAGGCGGCGAAGGATGCGGGCGTGCGGCTGCGCGGCAGCGTGTCGTGCACGCTCGGCTGCCCGTACCAGGGCGACGTGCCGGTCGCATCGGTCGTCGACGTCGTCGAGCGCTTCGCGGCGCTCGGCTGCGACGAGATCGACATCGCCGACACGATCGGCGTCGGTACGCCGAAGCGCACGCGCGAGGTGCTCTCGGCCGTCACGCGCGTGTTTCCGCGCGAGCGCCTGTCGGGCCACTTCCACGACACCTACGGCCAGGCGCTCGCGAACATCTACGCGGCGCTGTTCGAAGGGATCGAGATCTTCCACGCGTCGGTCGCGGGCCTCGGAGGCTGCCCGTACGCGAAGGGCGCGACCGGCAACGTCGCGACCGAGGACGTGCTGTACCTGATGCAGGGCCTCGGCATCGACACCGGCGTCGATCTCGCGCAGGTCGTCGCCGCCGGCGACTTCATCTCGAACGCGATCGGCCGCGCAAACGTGTCGCGCGCCGGTCGCGCACTGCTCGCCAAGGCGCAGAGCGCGGCCGACGCCGCGAACTGCGTATGA
- a CDS encoding YbaK/EbsC family protein, with protein MTTPASFDSLPDSARRVALLLRERGHAKGIVMLAETGKTSAEAAAGLGCSVAQIAKSILFRRQSDGAPVLVVASGVNRVDEKKVAAQVGAVGRADAKFVRDNTGYAIGGVCPIGHLVEPVTLIDADLLALDSLWAAAGHPHAVFNLSPNELVSLTGAPVADVALRESA; from the coding sequence ATGACGACACCCGCTTCATTCGATTCCCTCCCCGATTCCGCGCGACGCGTCGCGCTGCTGCTGCGCGAGCGCGGCCATGCGAAAGGCATCGTGATGCTCGCCGAAACCGGCAAGACGTCGGCCGAAGCCGCGGCCGGGCTCGGCTGCTCGGTCGCGCAGATCGCGAAGTCGATCCTGTTTCGCCGCCAGTCGGACGGCGCGCCGGTGCTCGTGGTCGCGAGCGGCGTCAATCGCGTCGACGAGAAGAAGGTGGCCGCGCAGGTCGGCGCGGTCGGCCGCGCCGACGCGAAGTTCGTGCGCGACAACACCGGCTACGCGATCGGCGGCGTCTGCCCGATCGGCCATCTCGTCGAACCCGTCACGCTGATCGACGCCGACCTGCTCGCGCTCGACAGCCTGTGGGCGGCCGCCGGCCATCCGCACGCGGTGTTCAACCTGTCGCCGAACGAACTGGTGTCGCTGACGGGCGCGCCGGTCGCGGACGTCGCGTTGCGGGAATCCGCATGA
- a CDS encoding DMT family transporter, with translation MASNEIRRGAAEMVVAMMMSGTIGWLVMSSQQPLTNVVFFRCLFGAATLAIVCAAFGFLRRALFSPRMLALATLGSVAIVANWLLLFAAYSRASISMATAVYNTQPFMLVALGAIVFRERITASTLAWLALAFVGLVAVVRVEPAVLAVPGEYLEGVALSLGAAFLYAISSIVTKHLKGTPPHLLALLQAGIGIVLLAPFAHFGTLPATAGQWLDLIVLGVVNTGLMYVLLYGAIQKLPTAMTGALSFVYPVVAIVVDHFAFGQTLAWTQVLGALLILLAAAGVNLGWRIVPARRAVAGR, from the coding sequence ATGGCCTCGAATGAAATTCGCCGCGGCGCCGCCGAGATGGTCGTCGCGATGATGATGTCCGGCACGATCGGCTGGCTCGTGATGTCGTCGCAGCAGCCGCTGACGAACGTCGTGTTCTTCCGCTGCCTGTTCGGCGCCGCGACGCTCGCGATCGTCTGCGCGGCGTTCGGCTTCCTGCGCCGCGCGCTGTTCTCGCCGCGGATGCTCGCGCTTGCGACGCTCGGCAGCGTCGCGATCGTCGCGAACTGGCTGCTGCTGTTCGCCGCCTATTCGCGCGCATCGATCTCGATGGCGACCGCCGTCTACAACACGCAGCCGTTCATGCTCGTCGCGCTCGGCGCGATCGTGTTCCGCGAGCGGATCACCGCGTCGACGCTCGCGTGGCTCGCGCTCGCGTTCGTCGGGCTCGTCGCCGTGGTGCGCGTCGAGCCGGCCGTGCTCGCGGTACCGGGCGAATATCTGGAGGGTGTCGCGCTGTCGCTCGGCGCGGCGTTCCTGTATGCGATCTCGTCGATCGTCACGAAGCACCTGAAGGGGACGCCGCCGCACCTGCTCGCGCTGCTGCAGGCCGGTATCGGCATCGTGCTGCTCGCGCCGTTCGCCCACTTCGGCACGCTGCCCGCGACGGCCGGGCAGTGGCTCGACCTGATCGTGCTCGGCGTCGTCAACACGGGCCTGATGTACGTGCTGCTGTACGGCGCGATCCAGAAGCTGCCGACCGCGATGACCGGCGCGCTGTCGTTCGTCTATCCGGTCGTCGCGATCGTCGTCGATCACTTCGCGTTCGGGCAGACGCTCGCGTGGACGCAGGTGCTCGGCGCGCTGCTGATCCTGCTCGCGGCGGCCGGCGTGAATCTCGGCTGGCGCATCGTGCCCGCGCGTCGCGCGGTGGCGGGGCGCTGA
- a CDS encoding phosphocholine-specific phospholipase C, translated as MTSSSRRRFLHTVAQSAGAAVALNAFPESIRRALAIPAARGTGTIRDVEHIVVFMQENRSFDHYFGHLRGVRGYNDRFPIPLPNGKPVWYQPSKADPGKPVLPFRLNTLTTSAQCVGDLDHSWYKTHAAIDGGRYDQWPANKTDMTMGYHVREDIPFHYALADAFTVCDNYFCSLPGPTHPNRSYLMTGTVDPTGKFGGPLLDNTDYVDGDGPPAYQLLSWTTFPERLEAHGVSWQIYQQGTMGNDPYNGNYGTNVLQNFANFINAKPGSSLYQRAQTARTLDDLKNDVINDRLPQVSWLCPPAAFSEHPKYTPAYGANYTSQILDALTSNPDVWRKTVLFIMYDENDGFFDHIVPPQPPASAAQGASTVTTDGELHTVVNPGRGGSYTADGLPYGLGPRVPMTVVSPWTKGGFVCSQVFDHTSVIRFIGERFGVDEPNITPWRRTVCGDLTAAFDFRSSDASFPPLPDTSQYRSIADQQCTSQPAPTVPATPSPVDPQEPGVRPARALPYELHVNASIHGGTTLRIEFANRGNQGAHFHVYATNRTDGPWRYTVGARRVLHADFDLTTTNGAYTFSVYGPNGFVRMFSGNVSAPAAHRNPAQPEVKAGYDVANGNLYLKLRNAGGAHVTLTLADNAYGAPSRQVTLHGGDERIEQWSLAASHQWYDVTVSDGAAGTFSRRFAGHVENGRPSYSDPAAVKPVTA; from the coding sequence ATGACGTCATCGAGCCGCCGCCGTTTCCTGCATACCGTCGCACAATCCGCGGGCGCCGCCGTCGCGCTCAACGCCTTCCCCGAATCGATCCGCCGCGCGCTCGCGATTCCCGCCGCGCGCGGCACCGGCACGATCCGCGATGTCGAGCACATCGTCGTGTTCATGCAGGAAAACCGCTCGTTCGACCATTACTTCGGACACCTGCGCGGCGTGCGCGGCTACAACGACCGCTTCCCGATCCCGCTGCCGAACGGCAAGCCGGTGTGGTACCAGCCGTCGAAGGCCGACCCGGGCAAGCCGGTGCTGCCGTTCCGGCTCAACACGCTGACGACGAGCGCGCAGTGCGTCGGCGATCTCGACCACTCGTGGTACAAGACGCACGCGGCGATCGACGGCGGCCGCTACGACCAGTGGCCCGCGAACAAGACCGACATGACGATGGGCTACCACGTGCGCGAGGACATCCCGTTCCACTACGCGCTCGCCGATGCGTTCACCGTGTGCGACAACTACTTCTGCTCGCTGCCGGGCCCGACGCACCCGAACCGCTCGTACCTGATGACGGGCACGGTCGACCCGACCGGCAAGTTCGGCGGCCCGCTGCTCGACAACACCGACTACGTCGACGGCGACGGGCCGCCCGCCTACCAGCTGCTGTCGTGGACGACCTTTCCCGAACGTCTCGAAGCGCACGGCGTGTCGTGGCAGATCTACCAGCAGGGCACGATGGGCAACGATCCGTACAACGGCAACTACGGCACGAACGTGCTGCAGAACTTCGCGAACTTCATCAACGCGAAGCCCGGTTCGTCGCTGTACCAGCGCGCGCAGACGGCGCGCACGCTCGACGACCTGAAGAACGACGTGATCAACGACCGGCTGCCGCAGGTGTCGTGGCTGTGCCCGCCGGCAGCGTTCTCCGAGCATCCGAAATACACGCCCGCGTACGGCGCGAACTACACGTCGCAGATCCTCGACGCGCTCACGTCGAACCCGGACGTATGGCGCAAGACCGTGCTGTTCATCATGTACGACGAGAACGACGGCTTCTTCGATCACATCGTGCCGCCGCAGCCGCCGGCGTCGGCCGCGCAAGGCGCGTCGACCGTGACGACCGACGGCGAGCTGCACACGGTCGTGAACCCCGGCCGCGGCGGCAGCTACACGGCCGACGGCCTGCCGTACGGCCTCGGGCCGCGCGTGCCGATGACGGTCGTGTCGCCGTGGACGAAGGGCGGCTTCGTGTGCTCGCAGGTGTTCGACCACACGTCGGTGATCCGCTTCATCGGCGAGCGTTTCGGCGTCGACGAACCGAACATCACGCCGTGGCGCCGCACGGTCTGCGGCGACCTCACCGCCGCATTCGACTTCCGCTCGTCCGACGCGTCGTTCCCGCCGCTGCCCGACACGAGCCAGTACCGCTCGATCGCCGACCAGCAGTGCACGTCGCAGCCCGCGCCGACCGTGCCCGCGACGCCGTCGCCGGTCGACCCGCAGGAGCCCGGCGTGCGGCCGGCGCGTGCGCTGCCGTACGAACTGCACGTGAACGCGAGCATTCACGGCGGGACCACACTGCGCATCGAATTCGCGAACCGCGGCAACCAGGGCGCGCACTTCCACGTGTATGCGACGAACCGCACCGACGGGCCGTGGCGCTATACGGTCGGCGCTCGCCGCGTGCTCCATGCGGACTTCGACCTGACGACGACGAACGGTGCGTACACGTTCTCGGTGTACGGGCCGAACGGCTTCGTGCGCATGTTCTCCGGCAACGTGTCGGCCCCGGCCGCCCATCGCAATCCTGCGCAGCCGGAAGTGAAGGCCGGCTACGACGTCGCGAACGGGAACCTGTACCTGAAGCTGCGCAACGCCGGCGGGGCTCACGTCACGCTGACGCTGGCCGACAACGCGTACGGCGCGCCGTCGCGGCAGGTGACGCTGCATGGCGGTGACGAACGCATCGAGCAATGGTCGCTCGCGGCGAGTCACCAGTGGTACGACGTGACGGTGAGCGACGGCGCGGCCGGCACGTTCTCGCGCCGTTTCGCGGGCCACGTCGAGAACGGCCGGCCGAGCTATTCGGATCCGGCGGCGGTGAAGCCCGTCACCGCGTAA
- a CDS encoding RBBP9/YdeN family alpha/beta hydrolase, protein MRACSKSAWPPRLVTVPGLHGSEGAHWQTWLERQFPRSLRVEQDDWDAPDLARWAQSVRTLLDRERGPFVLAAHSFGCLATAHALAQWPRTGDVAGVLLVAPASPKKFTFAGPFDARRLAVPSIVIGSETDPWMPLADARTLAQHLGSAFVNLGDAGHINTAAGFGPWPRAKYFIDTLVHCAAPLRFRDEAREFDAAFAASVLAHAV, encoded by the coding sequence ATGCGCGCATGCAGCAAATCGGCGTGGCCGCCGCGCCTCGTTACCGTTCCGGGCCTGCACGGCAGCGAAGGCGCTCACTGGCAGACCTGGCTCGAACGGCAGTTCCCGCGCTCGCTGCGCGTCGAGCAGGACGACTGGGACGCGCCCGATCTCGCGCGCTGGGCGCAATCGGTGCGCACCTTGCTCGACCGCGAACGCGGGCCGTTCGTGCTGGCCGCGCACAGCTTCGGCTGCCTCGCGACCGCGCATGCGCTCGCGCAGTGGCCGCGAACGGGCGATGTCGCGGGCGTGCTGCTCGTCGCGCCCGCCAGCCCGAAGAAGTTCACGTTTGCCGGGCCGTTCGACGCGCGCCGGCTTGCCGTGCCGTCGATCGTGATCGGCAGCGAGACCGATCCGTGGATGCCGCTCGCCGACGCGCGCACGCTCGCGCAGCACCTGGGCAGCGCGTTCGTGAACCTCGGCGACGCCGGGCACATCAATACCGCGGCCGGCTTCGGGCCGTGGCCGCGCGCGAAGTACTTCATCGACACGCTCGTCCACTGCGCGGCGCCGCTGCGCTTTCGGGATGAGGCGAGGGAGTTCGATGCCGCCTTCGCCGCCAGTGTGCTCGCGCACGCGGTCTGA